A genome region from Anopheles stephensi strain Indian chromosome 2, UCI_ANSTEP_V1.0, whole genome shotgun sequence includes the following:
- the LOC118507647 gene encoding uncharacterized protein LOC118507647 produces MHSSKGRWLIVVGMFLITFELQFVRNQPITPDSKHRPSLAHVDQPTVLPPIDSKAKLDGFNRALHDQLQHTRANLRPLQARAAQLQHHFDAFQRSSGRLAPSTATRNELLREAQRLRAAVERKLQGFGALDQHYRSMRTLLQSRAKKNGGKLPRAWLDRDTERQMELNERIYKNIIDLLVHLIECPVNIIHDVMGSSSASTAPPATPAPEDVAAPDDGDDGDEPEGNTLYDEREPIELNADVGAVPWLEEFHY; encoded by the exons ATGCATTCATCGAAAGGTCGGTGGTTAATTGTGGTGGGAATGTTTCTAATAACGTTCGAGCTGCAATTTGTTCGGAATCAGC CTATTACGCCCGATTCAAAGCATCGCCCGTCATTGGCACACGTCGACCAACCAACGGTTTTACCACCCATCGACTCCAAAGCGAAGCTGGATGGCTTCAACCGTGCGCTACACGACCAGCTACAGCATACCCGTGCCAATCTACGGCCGCTACAAGCCCGAGCCGCCCAGCTGCAGCATCATTTCGATGCGTTCCAACGTTCTTCTGGGCGCCTTGCTCCGTCCACCGCCACACGCAACGAACTGCTGCGGGAAGCACAAAGGTTACGGGCAGCGGTCGAACGAAAGCTGCAGGGCTTCGGTGCCCTAGATCAGCACTACCGGAGCATGCGAACATTGCTCCAATCGAGGGCGAAGAAGAATGGCGGCAAACTCCCGCGTGCCTGGCTCGACCGGGACACCGAACGGCAGATGGAGCTAAATGAGCGCATCTACAAGAACATCATCGACCTGCTGGTACACCTGATCGAGTGTCCGGTGAACATCATACACGACGTAATGGGATCATCATCCGCTTCGACCGCCCCACCTGCTACACCCGCCCCGGAGGACGTGGCAGCGCCGGACGATGGTGACGATGGGGACGAACCTGAAGGAAACACACTTTACGACGAACGCGAACCGATCGAGCTGAACGCTGATGTCGGTGCGGTACCGTGGTTGGAGGAGTTTCATTACTAA